In the Telopea speciosissima isolate NSW1024214 ecotype Mountain lineage chromosome 2, Tspe_v1, whole genome shotgun sequence genome, one interval contains:
- the LOC122652400 gene encoding sugar carrier protein A-like, whose product MAGGSLAPAGVAKERAQQYQGKVTLYVVIACIVAAVGGSIFGYDIGISGGVTSMDDFLLKFFPSIYYKQSHAQQSNYCKYNNQGLSAFTSSLYLAGLVSSLVASPVTRKYGRRLSIIFGGISFLFGAALNAAAMNLAMLILGRIMLGVGIGFGNQAVPLYLSEMAPAHLRGGLNMMFQLATTLGIFTANMINFGTQKITPWGWRLSLGLAAGPALLMTVGGILLPETPNSLIERGLQDKGRKVLERIRGTHNVDAEFEDMIDASEFANSIEHPFRNILERRNRPQLMMAIFMPTFQILTGINSILFYAPVLFQSMGFGGNASLYSSVLTGAVLFVSTFISISLVDRLGRRVLLISGGIQMIVCQVAVAIILGLKFNNDQVLSKGFSVLVVAVICLFVLAFGWSWGPLGWTVPSEIFPLEVRSAGQSITVAVNLFFTFVIAQSFLSLLCAFEFGFFLFFACWITVMTIFVYFLLPETKGIPIEEMIFVWRKHWFWKRFMPTEVDEENDGQTK is encoded by the exons ATGGCTGGGGGATCTCTTGCTCCGGCCGGTGTGGCTAAGGAGAGGGCACAGCAGTATCAGGGGAAGGTCACCTTGTATGTGGTGATTGCTTGTATCGTTGCCGCCGTGGGCGGGTCAATCTTTGGCTATGATATCGGAATTTCAG gTGGGGTGACATCTATGGATGATTTTCTGCTTAAATTCTTCCCATCAATCTACTACAAGCAGAGTCATGCACAACAGAGTAACTACTGCAAATACAACAACCAGGGCCTCTCTGCATTCACTTCTTCTCTTTACCTTGCTGGATTGGTTTCATCTCTGGTAGCTTCTCCTGTAACGAGAAAGTATGGACGCCGCTTAAGTATAATCTTTGGAGGGATCAGCTTCCTCTTTGGGGCCGCTCTTAATGCTGCTGCTATGAATTTGGCAATGCTGATCTTGGGTCGAATCATGCTTGGTGTTGGGATTGGATTTGGTAATCAG GCGGTCCCATTGTATTTGTCAGAGATGGCACCTGCCCATCTCCGAGGAGGCCTGAACATGATGTTTCAGTTAGCAACTACTCTGGGCATCTTCACAGCAAACATGATCAATTTTGGGACACAGAAGATCACACCATGGGGATGGAGGCTCTCCCTAGGCCTAGCAGCAGGCCCTGCATTACTGATGACAGTAGGAGGAATCCTTCTTCCAGAGACACCTAACAGCCTAATTGAAAGAGGATTGCAAGACAAAGGAAGAAAAGTTCTAGAGAGGATAAGAGGGACCCACAATGTCGATGCAGAGTTCGAAGACATGATTGACGCTAGTGAGTTTGCAAACTCAATTGAGCATCCCTTCAGAAACATCCTTGAGAGAAGAAACAGACCACAGTTGATGATGGCAATCTTCATGCCAACATTCCAGATCCTAACAGGCATTAATTCAATTCTATTCTATGCCCCAGTTCTATTCCAGAGCATGGGTTTTGGGGGAAATGCTTCGCTATATTCTTCAGTGTTGACTGGTGCTGTTCTTTTTGTATCAACTTTTATCTCAATTTCACTAGTTGATAGATTGGGTCGTAGAGTTCTACTAATCAGTGGAGGTATACAGATGATTGTTTGTCAG GTGGCAGTTGCCATAATCTTGGGCCTCAAGTTCAATAATGATCAGGTACTCTCGAAAGGCTTCTCAGTACTAGTGGTTGCGGTGATCTGCCTCTTTGTCTTGGCTTTTGGATGGTCATGGGGCCCGCTTGGGTGGACTGTGCCAAGTGAGATATTTCCTTTAGAGGTCCGATCAGCTGGACAAAGCATCACTGTAGCTGTCAACCTGTTCTTTACTTTTGTAATTGCACAGTCTTTCCTTTCCCTCCTCTGTGCTTTCGAGTTTggattcttcctcttctttgcgTGTTGGATCACTGTCATGACCATCTTTGTTTATTTCCTCCTACCTGAAACCAAGGGAATTCCTATTGAGGAGATGATATTTGTGTGGAGAAAGCACTGGTTCTGGAAGCGGTTTATGCCTACAGAAGTTGACGAGGAAAACGATGGGCAAACCAAGTAA
- the LOC122651834 gene encoding uncharacterized protein LOC122651834, with product MATAVLRSQDCLRGRFPKETLAPSPFRPRKNSNTNANPNPNPNPSFSRSGRRKRIPVGSLDKENGRSARSPAKNMIMGQVTILKRGEMLKPTEDRVRGVVEEQAKINEVSVLCSTDRLGPEPEMIPKQIGLTDVKSVDGVFAGSAFLTSPPPSSLPLPGFFTKKVVPSKIDVATTDLRRLLRLDLS from the coding sequence ATGGCTACTGCTGTTCTCCGCTCACAGGACTGTCTTAGAGGTCGGTTTCCAAAGGAAACCCTAGCCCCTTCTCCATTCAGACCACGTAAGAACAGTAACACTAAcgctaaccctaaccctaaccctaaccctagctTTTCCAGATCTGGCCGGAGAAAGCGAATTCCGGTGGGATCTCTGGACAAAGAGAACGGTCGAAGTGCTAGATCGCCCGCTAAAAACATGATCATGGGGCAAGTTACGATTTTGAAGCGTGGTGAAATGTTGAAGCCGACGGAGGACCGAGTTCGTGGTGTGGTCGAGGAACAGGCAAAGATTAACGAAGTCTCGGTCTTGTGTTCAACGGATCGTTTAGGTCCGGAGCCGGAAATGATTCCGAAGCAGATTGGCTTGACAGATGTGAAGTCGGTTGATGGTGTTTTTGCTGGGTCAGCGTTTCTTACTTCTCCTCCTCCAAGTTCCCTTCCCTTACCTGGTTTTTTCACCAAGAAGGTAGTGCCGAGCAAAATTGATGTTGCAACGACAGATCTACGGCGATTGCTTCGGTTGGACTTGTCGTGA